The DNA segment TATGTTGACAATCTACGGATTGTTTTGCTAAGTGGACGAAATGCATGCGTATAAATAGACTTTTTTCTTTTAGTAAAATATATAGAAACCTACTTTTACAGTCTCGAGCCCTGGGTATGATCCGCTCCCATGTACTTTCTGTTCTCAAAAGGGCTTCTTCTCAGGTAAATTATCCACCTCTAGGTCAAATTTACGTGCATAAGTATGCTTTTATGGATGGATTAATGCCTCCCAAAATGCTTGTTCTTCTTTCATCAGGTTCAGGCAGCAATTCAGAGCAGTGGTGGCAACAAAGCATCTCTTTCTGAGGGTGTTGAGGCATCTGTAATTTATATCCGATTCAAGGCAGCTGCTAGTGAGGTAATGATTTCCTTTTCTGGTCTGAAAGCTCTCATATGTGAAGAAATATGACTCTCTTTCAGCCGATATCATTAACAATTTTAAGCATTTGCAGCTTAAGCCAGTATTAGAAGAAATTGAAAGCAGAGCATCAAGGAAAGAATATTTTCATATTCTTGCAGAATGCCATAAATTGTACTGTGAACAGCGCCTTTCTTTGGTGAGTGAATTTTATGTTACTGCCACTTTTGTACACCACTTACTGTAGCATTCAAATAAATTCTTAATGTATCTGTGAATATATGCTTTTTCAGATAAAAGGCATAGCGCATCAGCGAATATCTGAATTTGCCAAGAAAGAGGGTTTGCCTTCGTTGACTAGATCAGGATGTGCTTACCTAATGCAGGTATGGTAAACTAAACTGTCCTTAAGTTAGTACCTGAATACGATTATGGTTCTTGGAACTTCTGATCAACTGAAGCAAAACTTACTACTTGAGTCATGCACTCTCTTCATGTTTTATATGTTTGGTGGCATTAGAGACAGTAAAATCTAGCCTGAATCTTTAAGTTTTTACTTACACTGGTGTTGGTAAATTGAAGAGACAAATACTTTCTTTATTAACTGGGGCCTACATGTTGCCATGACTGCAGGTCTGTCAACTTGAGCATCAACTCTTTGATCATTTTTTCCCTTCTTCTTCAGGGGACGTTTCAAGTTTGGCACCATTAATAGATCCTCTGTAAGTTCCTTGTTGCTAAATTGTAGAGCTTTCTTTCCTTTGttctattttcattttgtttcctTACTACACGGCTTTATGATGCTTTAtggaaattaatcaaaataatatttcagAGTTTGACTTAAGAATAAATATTTTGCATGTGTTACTAAGTCGTATTTGATTGTAGGTCTACATACTTATATGATACATTGCGTCCAAGACTCATTCATGAAACAAATGTTGATTTTCTTTGTGAGCTGGTTGATATCCTCAAAGTTGAAGTCTTGGGAGAACAGCTTAGCCGAAGGAGTGAGTCATTGGCCGGATTACGTCCTACATTAGAAAGAATTTTGGCAGATATTCATGAACGCTTGACCTTTCGTGCTCGAACTCATATCCGTGATGAGGTCTGTTTATTGCTTACGTATCTATATCTCTTTGTTTGCATCTCATAAATCGATGGAAGCTACCAACTCTTTACCTTATTGAGCATAGTAGTCTTTCTGCTCCTTGATGTTTGTGGTAGTTGATTGGAAATGAACTCTTGGTTTTCCCATCTGGTAGATTCGTACTGAAAATCAAGTGATTGCCAGTGACTTCCCTCTGAGTTGTTGAAAGCACAAATTGCTTTAGTTGCCCATCATTTTAGATTGAAGGAGAAATTTGTTAAGAGTTGCATTCCATGCTTACAATTTTGGGAGTGATTATCTTGTGCTTTTCACTTGGAGTGTGCATGACTTGGAAAATGCCACACATCACAACACTGAACTTGCTTCCATATATGTTGATTTTAGTTGCCACATTGTCTTCTTTCTTACACAGATTGCAAATTATATACCATTTGATGAAGACTTCGATTACCCTGCAAAGCTGCAGCATACTGCAGATGTCAAGACAGAAACTGCTTCTGTAAGTTCACTATCACTCTTACTTTATCCCGGCTTAAAGATAATTGATTATGTGtcttaaatattcatatttgtttgaaaattttcaaattggcAAGCTAATTTCTCCTGCAAGTCAATGTTACTGATTCTAATTAGACCCTTGTGTCTATGATCTTTGTAACTATAATCATAAAACCTAACTTGATTCCTTAAATTTGTGTTACTTCATTTGCTTCCTTTTCTGCTCAGACCTAAGTGTTTCACTATATGTTTGTGTCTGTTTAATTTATGTTGTTACATAACCGAACACCCTAACAATAATACATGGAGTTTTGGCCCCATTGTTTCAATTCCTTGAATGAAAGAAGCATGTGTGATATGTACATGTGACATGTCTGGAGTGAGTGCTTTTCCTATAATATTGTAAGTTGTAACTTGAAATGGGAAAACTAGTATATTGGGTGTCTCATGCTGAATGGGAACAAATTCGTCATCCTGTTGCTGTTGTATTGGACCTGCATGTGTTGAGTGTGGGTTGTTCTAGTTGGTTAGCAAACATGCATATCCAAAACCTACTTGCAGACTTGTAAGTGTAAGCATTTAGTGAAGTATGTAGTGTCTGCAGCTTTGACATATCTGGAGATTGATATTGGCCAGATTAGTATCACATTGATCATGTTTGCTTGAATTTAACTTTATGTTTTCCCCTTTGGGAAATGTAATTACATGAAATTAACACTTCTATCTGTGTTAATATTTTTTTCCTGCAGGCTGATGCAAATCCAGATATGTTCAAAACTTGGTATCCACCATTAGAGAAAACTGTATCTATTCTTTCAAAATTGTATCGTTGTTTGGAATCAGAAGTCTTTACTGGCTTGGCGCAGGTGCCTTGAGTCTTTCAATAATCACCCTTGTTCAGTTTCTTATATCAATTAATATAGTTTTCCCTTTTGCATATTCTGTAAAAAACTTAATTTGTGCTGTTTTTCTCAGGAAGCTTTAGAAGTTTGTTCTGACTCTATCCAAGTGAGTGAGCTGGGTAACAGTTACTTTTCTAGGCCTTAAGTTATTTGCTATTATAAACATGTTCATGCCATAGAATGATGCATTCTATACGTGGATAAGcttggattaaaaattttaactcaaTCTCTATGAAGAAGTTGACAGGCTTATTCATTCTTTACCATGTTGATGTGTTCTCAAATATGCAATGAGCTTGGTTGGATTTCTAACCATTTTCATTTCCCCCTCTTTTAATCTTTCAATTTTAACTAGAAAGCAAGCAAACTAATTACAAAGAGATCAACACCAATGGATGGACAGCTCTTCCTTATAAAGCATCTTCTGATATTAAGGGAACAGGTTATCTGTTTTGTTCCTCTCTTATTGTCTCTTCTTCTGGTCTTTCAATTGTTAGTTAATAGGATGAGTTTTTGGCCTTACAGATAGCACCATTTGACATAGAATTTTCCGTTACATACAAAGAACTTGATTTCTCTCATGTGCTGGTAAGTTTCTCCGAGTCTAAATTACTATTTAACTTAGATGCACTACTTGATGTTTACAATCTTCTCCAGCTCTTTAGCATTTTTAAGCTGAAGTTCCTTTTGAGTTTTAGAAGGTACTGGGAAGACGAATAAGAGCTATTATTCTACTTAAGATTTCTTTGATGTTTAGATGGTTAAATCTTCAGCTTTTTTCGATCTTGAACAGGTCATTCGTATTTACCTTTCTTTTACATGCTTGTTTCAAAATTCCTTTGATAGGAGCATCTGCGACGGATACTTAGAGGTCAGGCTTCATTATTTGACTGGACTAGATCAACATCATTAGCAAGGACCTTATCTCCCCGTGTTTTGGAAAGTCAAGTAGATGCCAAGAAGGTTAGCATTTTACCTGTTGATAAATTTACTTACAGTCCTCAATGAGTTGAAGTGGAATGCACCAAAGTGCATGTTGTTGAAAATAATCTTCAATCAAACACATCAATGTTCAGGGATTAGGAGGCAAGAAATGAAATAGTTTGTGAAAGGTTACTAAAATGAACAAATGAAATTATCTTTTGTCCCTGAACTAATAAGTATTGGCAAACTATTTATGTTTTGTCCTGCAAACTCCACTGCCCCTCccctcttttctttcccttttagtGATTGATACTGGGAAATCTACTTTGCCACCAATAGTATAACACATGTTATATGTTCATTTATGTTCAGGAGCTGGAGAAAAGTTTAAAAGCAACTTGCGAGGAGTTTATTATGGCAGTCACTAAGCAAGTTGTGGATCCTATGCTGTCATTTGTTACCAAGGTCCATCTTTTCTCTTCTTGATTGATCTTTTAACAACTTAAAATATAAGATTCTTGTAAGTGTAGATATCACTAGCTGGTAAAATAAGACATCCTTTTGACTGGAGCAGTTTAAAAAGTACCTAATAACGGTTGAAATGATAGAAATTTGGGTTTGTATATGACTGTTTACTTCAGCTCGCCATGCTGAACACCTTGTTTTATATTCTTCTTTGAATCAGATCATAGCTCTGATGGTAATGGAATTTATTCTGCTTTGATGTATGACTAAGTGTCTAAGGCTTTATTTTGTTCCTATAGGTAACAGCTGTAAAAGTTGCATTATCTTCTGGTACTCAGAATAAAAAAGTAGACTCAGTGATGGCCAAGCCACTCAAAGAACAAGCCTTTGCTACGCCAGAAAAGGTGGCTGAACTTGTTCAGAAGGTGCGTTGCATTATTAATTCATGCTTTGCCAGCCTATTTTGGGGTTACAGTTTGCTTTGGTTTTTGAAAACTTGTCATTGTTTTTAGTTAGAAAAATGTATGCATGCACACGCACAAAGAAACATTATATAAATGTAATGCATGAATCTGTATGAATTTATACATATTGGAAAGCCTTGATGCAAAAAACTCTAGCCACGGGAATCTGGATTGTAACAATCATGAAGCAGCTCCTGGTGTGGAAGAATGGAGACAGATTCATATAACTGTTGCATCTATGTGAAAATCTCTAGAGTGTGTCAAGATATACCAAGCTCTTAGGTTTTGCTTGGTAgagtggaaagaaaattggaaagatgGAAAATTGAAGGGGTAGAAAACTAGAAGAtggaaaacataatttttctttcTATAGGTGTGCTTGGTAGGAGAGAtggaaaaatggaaataaaatgcaacctttttttttcatctaTTGCTTGGTAGAGTTGCAATTTGGaaggaaacaaaataaaacatttgaaagatgcttaattttgaactaacatacacatctctctcattttctctcgaCTTATCATTCCAATTTGAAAGgattgatttttatgcattagaATGGAAAATGGTATCCCtcctattttctttcttctcactTTTCTTCTCAACCAAGTACACTTAAAATTgattttctttccacttttccACTCCCTTCTTTCATCTTTCCACTTTTCCACCCAAACTAAGCACACCCTTAGTGACAAATCAGTTTATGCTTTCAAAGTTTAGACTTACTAACTGatgat comes from the Gossypium hirsutum isolate 1008001.06 chromosome A06, Gossypium_hirsutum_v2.1, whole genome shotgun sequence genome and includes:
- the LOC107961645 gene encoding conserved oligomeric Golgi complex subunit 3 codes for the protein MATNSAATPPNLPKSGAISKGYNFASTWEQNAPLTEQQQGAILMLSHAVAERPFPANLAQERTSGQDAGLSVSTKDNNFGDSEAIEAILVNTNQFYKWFTDLESVMRSETEEKYQHYVNTLTDRIQICDDILRQVDETLDLFNELQLQHQAVETKTKTLHDACDRLVMEKQKLIEFAEALRSKLKYFDELENVTSNFYFQNMNVGNANFLPLLKRLDECISYVENNPQYAESSVYLLKFRQLQSRALGMIRSHVLSVLKRASSQVQAAIQSSGGNKASLSEGVEASVIYIRFKAAASELKPVLEEIESRASRKEYFHILAECHKLYCEQRLSLIKGIAHQRISEFAKKEGLPSLTRSGCAYLMQVCQLEHQLFDHFFPSSSGDVSSLAPLIDPLSTYLYDTLRPRLIHETNVDFLCELVDILKVEVLGEQLSRRSESLAGLRPTLERILADIHERLTFRARTHIRDEIANYIPFDEDFDYPAKLQHTADVKTETASADANPDMFKTWYPPLEKTVSILSKLYRCLESEVFTGLAQEALEVCSDSIQKASKLITKRSTPMDGQLFLIKHLLILREQIAPFDIEFSVTYKELDFSHVLEHLRRILRGQASLFDWTRSTSLARTLSPRVLESQVDAKKELEKSLKATCEEFIMAVTKQVVDPMLSFVTKVTAVKVALSSGTQNKKVDSVMAKPLKEQAFATPEKVAELVQKVNSAIQQELPLVIAKMKLYLQNPSTRTILFKPIKTNIVEAHIQVQSLLKTEYSPDEKSTINMVNIQELKAQLDNLL